A region from the Bombyx mori chromosome 15, ASM3026992v2 genome encodes:
- the LOC101742065 gene encoding cysteine-rich with EGF-like domain protein 2 isoform X4 — protein MVSEKSNVLNPLLVLILVPAVFCTVQPPTFNPEMLTPMRTIGDCQACRVFIESFKEGLERTSRGKYEGGDAAWEEEKLKKSYKRSEIRLVDIQEGLCKTSKFSFQCHSMAEKAEEFIEEWWAQDPDESTDLYAYICIDNLKVCCPEHHYGKECTPCPGDHSKPCNGNGKCRGDGTRKGNGTCSCDAGYEGQFCDKCAVEYYLSYKDENKMLCSPCHVSCLGGCRQGTQKDCVACKTGFSFDTDEGCLDINECDDVDRCTRDQFCLNSIGSFKCADCDRACSGCYGDGPDSCRKCAKGYSKKGEFCIEDREDEDQSEKLTTTRYLTYIGLIIATGILLPKSTPLGSIVGAMVLIYIVGAEYYCMINGHTGLVNLKDFNLIQIFHT, from the exons ATGGTGAGTGAAAAAAGCAACGTGCTTAATCCTTTACTTGTGCTAATACTAGTGCCGGCGGTATTCTGTACGGTACAGCCACCGACTTTCAATCCAGAAATGTTGACGCCAATGCGAACCATCGGCGACTGTCAAGCATGTAGGGTATTCATAGAGTCATTCAAAGAAGGCTTAGAGAGAACTTCTAGAGGTAAATATGAAGGAGGCGATGCCGCTTGGGAGGAAGAAAAGCTAAAGAAATCATACAAACGTAGTGAGATTCGTCTAGTTGACATTCAAGAGGGACTATGCAAGACTAGTAAGTTTTCGTTTCAATGTCATAGTATGGCCGAAAAGGCTGAGGAATTCATAGAAGAATGGTGGGCCCAAGACCCTGACGAATCAACTGATCTGTACGCCTATATTTgtattgataatttaaaagtttgTTGCCCAGAACATCATTATGGAAAAGAGTGCACTCCGTGTCCTGGAGATCATTCCAAACCTTGTAATGGAAATGGAAAATGTCGAGGTGATGGCACTAGAAAAGGGAACGGCACATGCTCGTGCGACGCGGGCTATGAAGGCCAGTTTTGTGACAAGTGTGCAGTAGAATATTATCTGTCATATaaagatgaaaataaaatgCTCTGTTCACCATGCCACGTATCATGCTTGGGCGGTTGCAGACAAGGCACCCAGAAAGATTGTGTAGCTTGTAAAACTGGCTTCTCGTTTGACACTGATGAAGGCTGTTTGGACATAAACGAGTGTGATGATGTGGATCGGTGTACAAGAGATCAGTTCTGTTTGAATTCTATCGGCTCATTTAAATGTGCTGACTGTGATAGGGCATGCAGTGGTTGCTACGGTGATGGTCCAGATAGCTGTAGGAAATGTGCCAAAGGATATTCCAAAAAAGGAGAGTTTTGTATTGAAGACAGAGAAGATGAAGATCAATCTGAGAAATTGACAACAACAAG GTATCTGACCTACATAGGTCTTATCATAGCAACGGGTATCTTGCTGCCGAAGTCCACACCACTGGGCAGTATCGTTGGCGCCATGGTCttaatttacattgttggtGCGGAGTACTACTGCATGATAAACGGTCATACAGGCCTAGTGAACCTTAAAGATTTTAATCTCATCCAGATATTCCATACgtga
- the LOC101742065 gene encoding cysteine-rich with EGF-like domain protein 2 isoform X5, translating into MVSEKSNVLNPLLVLILVPAVFCTVQPPTFNPEMLTPMRTIGDCQACRVFIESFKEGLERTSRGKYEGGDAAWEEEKLKKSYKRSEIRLVDIQEGLCKTSKFSFQCHSMAEKAEEFIEEWWAQDPDESTDLYAYICIDNLKVCCPEHHYGKECTPCPGDHSKPCNGNGKCRGDGTRKGNGTCSCDAGYEGQFCDKCAVEYYLSYKDENKMLCSPCHVSCLGGCRQGTQKDCVACKTGFSFDTDEGCLDINECDDVDRCTRDQFCLNSIGSFKCADCDRACSGCYGDGPDSCRKCAKGYSKKGEFCIEDREDEDQSEKLTTTRNEEL; encoded by the exons ATGGTGAGTGAAAAAAGCAACGTGCTTAATCCTTTACTTGTGCTAATACTAGTGCCGGCGGTATTCTGTACGGTACAGCCACCGACTTTCAATCCAGAAATGTTGACGCCAATGCGAACCATCGGCGACTGTCAAGCATGTAGGGTATTCATAGAGTCATTCAAAGAAGGCTTAGAGAGAACTTCTAGAGGTAAATATGAAGGAGGCGATGCCGCTTGGGAGGAAGAAAAGCTAAAGAAATCATACAAACGTAGTGAGATTCGTCTAGTTGACATTCAAGAGGGACTATGCAAGACTAGTAAGTTTTCGTTTCAATGTCATAGTATGGCCGAAAAGGCTGAGGAATTCATAGAAGAATGGTGGGCCCAAGACCCTGACGAATCAACTGATCTGTACGCCTATATTTgtattgataatttaaaagtttgTTGCCCAGAACATCATTATGGAAAAGAGTGCACTCCGTGTCCTGGAGATCATTCCAAACCTTGTAATGGAAATGGAAAATGTCGAGGTGATGGCACTAGAAAAGGGAACGGCACATGCTCGTGCGACGCGGGCTATGAAGGCCAGTTTTGTGACAAGTGTGCAGTAGAATATTATCTGTCATATaaagatgaaaataaaatgCTCTGTTCACCATGCCACGTATCATGCTTGGGCGGTTGCAGACAAGGCACCCAGAAAGATTGTGTAGCTTGTAAAACTGGCTTCTCGTTTGACACTGATGAAGGCTGTTTGGACATAAACGAGTGTGATGATGTGGATCGGTGTACAAGAGATCAGTTCTGTTTGAATTCTATCGGCTCATTTAAATGTGCTGACTGTGATAGGGCATGCAGTGGTTGCTACGGTGATGGTCCAGATAGCTGTAGGAAATGTGCCAAAGGATATTCCAAAAAAGGAGAGTTTTGTATTGAAGACAGAGAAGATGAAGATCAATCTGAGAAATTGACAACAACAAG aaatGAAGAATTGTAG